The DNA sequence CCAACCGTGACGCCCATATTCATCATCGCCTGCAACACCAGCAAAAACGCCAATCCTGCAGCCAATAGAGCGCCGAAGGTCTTACTCATGGTGGCCACACTGACCGCCCGCAAGAGCAAGAGTAGATAGAGGATGATGACGAATGTGCCACCTACCCAGCCGTATTCTTCCACGATGATGGCGAATACGTAGTCCGCATTGGCCGATGGAAGGAAGTTACGCTGCGTACTATTCCCAGATCCCTTGCCCAACAGTCCCCCTGTACGAATCGCCAAGTGAGCCTGTAGGGTTTGATGATCTCCATTGAATTCGTTGTCGAAAATCCGTTCCACATAGGCATCGATCCTCGATTTCCAAGTCTGGGCACGCTTGGCAGTACTGAACATGATGCTCAGGCCCATCAATGCGACCAAGACCAGTAACCCCATGTACTTGAGGTCTACGCCAGCAATGAACATCACCATCAGACTAGCCAAGAACATCAACGCCGCCGTACTCAAGTCGGAAGGTGCGATCAATCCGCAGATAACCGTTACCCAGAAAAGGGCCGGCAAAAATCCTTCCGTAAAATCCCGAATCACTTCCTGCCTCATTGTCAGCAACTTGGCCAAATAGACGATCAGGGTGATTTTGGCGAGATCCGAAGTCTGAAATGTCTGTCCGAAAACCTCAATCCAACGCGCAGCCTCATTCACTTCGCTTCCTTGTGCGATGGTAAATACCAACAAAGGAATGGTGATGAACAGCAAAGCATTGGTGAACCGGGCGAAAATCCGGTAATCCAGCAAATGAATCACAAATGCCACAATGAACCCAATCAGCAAATGCCCGCCATGCTTGAGCAACAAGTATTCGGCAGCTCCCCCATGTGCCCGAAAGGCCAAGGAGCTGGAGGCGCTATATACCGCCAACATGCCGATGAGGGAGATCAGGAAGAATAATACCCAGATCACCTTGTCACCTTGTAGTCGAAACAGTAGCCAACGAATCATGTCGTGGTCGTTTTCTGTAATTCAGTTTTACTGGAGGCTCAATACCGCATCACGGAATTGATTGCCTCGATCCATATAGTTTCGGAACAGGTCAAAGCTGGCACAAGCAGGAGAAAGCAATACTGCATCTCCTGGTTCGGACCGCTCTTGAGCGACTCGAACCGCTTCCTGCATACTTTTGACATGTATCCATTCCTTGGAGAAAGTGTGGCTGATCTTTTCGGAGCCTTCGCCCACGACGATGATCAACTTCACATGTTCTTCCACCAAGTCCAATATCTCTGTGTAGTCATTGCCTTTATCCACGCCACCGACCATCCAGACGGTCGGCCGATCCATGCTTGCCAGGGCATGCTTGGCGGCATCGACATTGGTGGCCTTGGAGTCGTTGATGTACAGGACACCATTCACTTCCGAGACGGGCTCCAATCGATGCTCAATCGGCTGAAATCCATAGAATCCAGCTTCCATTTCCTGCTGTGAAAGTCCCACAGCTTCCAAGGCTAGCATCGCAGCCAAAGCATTGAGCTGATTGTGTGGTCCGAGCACCTTCATTTTGGAGAAATCCAGCTCGGTTCCCTTTCGAGATTTGAGCCAATGGCCTTCTGTCCAAGCATCTTCTCCGTGGGTCTGCTCAAATCCAAACCGCTTCACGAGGCTATCGCCCTTGCGTTGCTGCATTTGGTCAGCGATTTCGGCGTCGTCTCCATACACGATCAAAGTCTGATCGGCAGTCTGATTTTCCGAAATCCGCATTTTGGCGGCTCCGTAGCGCTTGATGCTTCCTCCATACCGATCCAGATGGTCCGGCGTGATGTTCAGCAGCAGCGCCACATCCGGCTGGAATTGCTCAATATCATCGAGTTGGAAGCTACTTACCTCCAACACATAATATGCTGCGGGCTGATCGGCGATTTGCCAGGCAAAACTCCGACCAATATTCCCCACCAACGCGGCATCCTTCCCCGCTGTCACCATGACATGATGAATCAGCGAAGTAGTGGTCGTTTTCCCATTGCTACCTGTAATGGCGACAACAGTACCTTGGGCATGGCGAAAGGCGAATTCGATCTCAGAGATGACCGATTTGCCAGCATGCTTAAGGCGTTGGACCAGCGGAGCCGTGTCAGGAATCCCAGGACTCTTGACAATGACATCTGCGTCAAAGAACTGTGCATCAGTATGCACGCCCGTTTCAAACGGGATTTGATATTCTGTCAATACTGAACGGAAACGATCGGAGATTTCCCCCCGATCGGATACCCATACCTGATGGCCGAGCTGTTTGGCAAGGATAGCAGCTCCCACCCCGCTCTCTCCTGCTCCGAGAATGGCGGTTTTTCGCATGATCTGTATGTTATTGGGTAGTTCCTTGTCTCGCTTCTATCGGAGTTTCAAGGTTGCAAAGGCCAATACGACCAACATGATGGCTACCAGGAAGAATCTCATGGAGATTTTCGCTTCATGGATCCCAGATTTTTCGTAGTGATGGTGCAATGGCGCCATACGGAAAATCCGTCTTCCTTCACCATATTTTTTCTTGGTGTATTTGAAGTAGGTGACCTGAAGAATCACAGAGAGGGACTCTGCGAAGAAGATTCCACAGAAGATCGGCAGCAGCAATTCTTTCTTGACCATCAGGGCCAAGATTCCGACTGCACCTCCCAATGCGAGGCTACCAGTATCTCCCATGAACACCTGCGCGGGGAAGCTGTTGTACCACAAGAATCCGAGGCACCCTCCCACCAAAGCGGCAGTGTAGATCAGCAATTCAGCAGAAAGCGGAATGTAGCTAATATGCAGGTAATTGGAGAAGACATAGTTGCCAGATACATAGGCAAACACTCCAAGCGCAGCTCCTACAATCGCGGTCGTTCCCGCTGCCAATCCATCAATCCCATCCGTCAGATTCACGCCATTGGACACGGCGGTGATGATGAAGATGACGACCAGCAAGTAGATGATGCGACCGAGGAGATCTGGAGAGATCCATTCACGAAGCACAGGGATATTTCCATAATCGAAGACATAATCCTTGAAAAATGGAAAGTCTGTGGTGTAAATAAAGGTCTTGTCCTTGGGTCCGAAGAGTTCCTTGGCAATTGCTTCTCGCTGCCCCTTTTGGATTGGAATGATCTTCTCTGCAGTCTGTCCATTGGGCATGGTACGATTGACTGCGTACATCGCGATATCCGGATAGGTGTCTCCACTTGGTGCAGCGGTATATTCATTTCCATTCACCCGCGTCAACTCATCCCCTTGCTGGAATCCTACACGCTCCAACAGTGGACTGGTTTTCAGGCGATTCAACTGTGTCAAATGCGCTCTACTTCCCATGAAGTCAGGATGAAATAGCATGGTCAATCCCACGATCAGTCCCAAACCAACTTGGCCTACGACTTTGAATTTCCCTTGCAATCCTCGCTTGTCCTTCCGGAATACCTTGATGTAGTCATCCACAAAGCCAATAAAGCCCATCCAGGCGGTTCCCAGCAAAATCAACCATACGTAGCCATTTTTGAGGTCTCCCCAAAATAAGGTGGGGATGAGGGTGGCTGCGATGATGATCAATCCCCCCATGGTTGGGGTTCCTGCTTTGGAAGCGTGATCAGGTCCTTCGGCGGAATCTCGGACGACTTCCCCAATTTGGTTCCGTCTCAGTACGTCAATGATCTTTTTGCCGATCAACAGGGAAATGACCAACGAGGTAATGATGGACAACATGGCCCGAAAGGTGATGTATTGGAATACACCAAAGCCGGGAAGATCTTTCAAGCCATCTAGGAAATAATAAAGCATGGTACAGGTTGAATGGATTTACGGTGCCTAACTGGATTTACAAGAATGCCCAAAGTTCCGAAATTTCAGACAATTCATCATGGCGCTTCAGGTCAAAGGTTTAACTGTTCAAGAAGGATTTTCCGATCATCAAATGGAATCTTCTTCCCTTGAATCTCCTGATAATCCTCATGCCCTTTCCCCGCCACCAAAATAATGTCCCCGGGATTGGCCAGCAAACAAGCGGTCCGAATGCCCTCGGTCCGATCCTCAATTCTCAAGACTTTGCGCTTTGACCCTTCGGGCACGCCCGCCATCATATCATCCAAGATCTGGGCGGGAGGCTCATTTCGAGGATTGTCAGAGGTCAAAACCACCTTATCGGAGAGATTCGTCGCGATTTGGGCCATCTTTGGCCGCTTTGCCTTGTCGCGATTTCCACCACATCCCACGACGGTGATCACCTGTTGGCTTCCCTTGTTGATATCTTGGATGGTTCCCAAGACATTTTGCAAGGCGTCAGGGGTGTGTGCATAGTCGACAATTCCCAGCTTGTTTCCAGAAGATCTCAATACCTGAAATCTTCCATCCACACCTTCGAGATTGCTCAACGTACGCAATACTTCATCTCGCTCCAATCCCAATTCGCGGGCAATCGCATAAACCATCACCAAGTTGTAGGCATTGAAGCTTCCCAACAACTTGAACCAGGTTTCCATGCCATCAATTTCCAGCAAGAGTCCTTCGAAGGAATTCTCCAACATGCGGACTCGATAGTCAGCCATTCGCTTCTGGGCAAATGTCTTGACAGTAGCCTGCGTGTTCTGGACCATCACCTGACCATGCTTGTCATCCACATTGATTATGGCGACACTATCTGGTCCCAATCCATCGAACAACAGTTTTTTCGCAGCGATATAAGCCTTGAAAGTACCGTGGTAATCGAGGTGATCGTGAGTGATGTTGGTGAATGCGCCCACCTTAAAGGGGATGCCTTCGACCCGGTCCTGAATGAGCGAGTGGCTACTTACTTCCATGAAGCAGTATTCGCAGCCAGCTTCCTTCATCTCTGCAAACAATCGATGCAGTTGCTTGGGGTCCGGCGTGGTATGGGAAGAGGGAAATTCCTCATTGCCAACCATGTATCGGATTGTGGAAATCAATCCAGACCGAAGTCCCAGCATATTGAATAGTTGGTGCAGGAGCGTAACGGTAGTGCTTTTGCCATTGGTGCCGGTAATCCCTACCAAAACCAAGTCTTGGACGGGGTTTCCATAGAAGTTGGCACATAGCTGCCCAAGGGCGGCCTGGCTTTTTTCTACCACTACATACACAACCTGATCCGACAATTGCTCAGGCAATTGTTCACAGACCACGGCCGCGGCTCCCTGTTCGATCGACTTGTCAATGAACGTGTGCCCATCCACTTGCGTCCCGCTCACGGCGACAAACAAGCTCCCGGATTGCACCCGTCTGGAATCGAACTCGATTTCCTGAATTTCTGGATCGGAATCCCCCACGATTTGGCGGGTCTGGACTCCCTTCAACAAGCTGCTGAGTTTCACTGGACTGATTCAAAGGTTTGCCAATACAGCGAAGTTAACAGCTTTTATCCGAGAAACAGGGTGATCGACGTCCCTTTTCCAATTTTATACCCAGGGAGTAGACTTTGGCGTTTGACCCGTCCATTTCCCTTGATGGTTACCTTTATCCCCAATTGCTCCAGCATCAACAAAGCATCTTTCCCGCTCATCCCTCTAGTATCCGGAATGCGTCCTTCTGTGGACTTGCGCTCCGAAAAGTTGATCTGGTGGGTGTTGGATCGAGTAGCCTCAAAGGTCTCGACCCCGCCTCCGTCATTGGTGGACACATTGAGTGTCTGGTAGACCATGCGAGCAGAATTGCTATGCACGATCTTGTGAACAGGAGGTGACGTTCTTTTTCGCTGAATCGGTGGTTTGGCAAAATCCTGATCCATCCGATATACTTGCTCGGCAATCTGCCGGAAGATCGGAGCCGCCACTGCCCCACCGGAGGTTGCGCCTCCTTGGCTGGGCTCATCCACCATCACATACAGCGTGAATCGAGGTTCATCCGCAGGAAAATATCCCCCGAATGAAGCTCTATATCTTTTCACATATCGGCCGTTGACGACCTTACGTGCAGTTCCCGTTTTTCCAGCGACCTCAAATGGCATATTCCGGAATGCCTTTCGGGCTGTTCCGTACCGCACAACTGCCTTCAGGAGCTCATTGAGTTTCTCAACTGTTGAAGGCTTGCACATTTTTTCCTGTAGGACCTTAGGCTCCCACGTATTGATGACTCGCGAGTTTTCCCTGAGTTCATTGACTACGTAGGGTCTCAACAGGACACCGTCATTGGCGATTCCATTGAAGAAAGCTGCCATCTGGATGGGGGCCACCTCAATCGAGTAGCCATAGGAAAGGGAAGGAAGCGTGGCAATATTCCAAGCACTATCCTCTGGCGAAATGAATCTCGGAACAGGCTCTCCCTTGATCTGCTCGTTCACACGACCATAGAATCCCAATCGGTACAGGTGATTCATGAACACATTGGGCGTCTCCCCATAGGCTTCGGCTACGGTCTTCGAAATACCCACATTGCTGGAATGGGCAAAAACCTGCTCAAAATCAATCCTTCCCCAAGCGACTCCATTATCGGTTACTTCCTTGTCATCATACATGATCCGACCATTGCCGGTATCAATCGTATCGCACAGCTCGACATATCCATCCTCCATCAACGCCAAGGCGGAAACGGTCTTGAAAGTCGAACCCGGTTCAATTCGCGTACCAATGGCATGGTTTGGCGACTCTGGATAATTCGCTATGGCGCGAATCTTCCCCGTGGAAGTCTCCATGAGAATCGCGGTTCCAAACTTCGCTCCGTGTCTCACTACCCCATTTTTGAGTGCCCGTTCGACGACATCCTGCATATCTACATCGAGCGTGGTCACGACATCCATTCCATCTTGGGCGGAGGTATTGTCGTAATTGTCCACCGGAATGAAGGAACCGCCCACGACTTTCTGGGCAAGCATATAGCCATCCTTTCCTCGAAGTTCCTGATTGAAGGAAAATTCGATTCCACGAGTGGCGATAGTATCATCCACCAGTTTCCCCAAGGTGATCCGCGCAAGATCCTCCATGGGGTAGAAGCGTTCATTGTTGAATTTTTCGATGGCAAATCCCCCAGAAAGCCTTCCCCGATTAAGGATAGGCCATTTCTTCACCTCTTCCAGCTCACGGAAATTGAGCTTATTGCGGGTGAGGTAGATGTGTCGATCGTTCTTCACGATCGCCTCCATCACTCGATTGAAGTACTTGAGGGTATCTCGGGATTCCTCCTCATCAAACTTCTGCGTCAAGAGGATGGACAGATTCCAGAGGGTATCGGAAAAGGATTCGTAATTGCCAGTTTCAGCGGTCGTATCTATGACCGTGACATCCAGTCCAATGCGGTAGAATGGAAGGCTGGTGGCGAGGATGGTCCCATCTTCCGCCAAGATGCTTCCCCGATCGGCAACCATCTTGCGGAAATAGATTTGATCCTCCAATTCACGACGCGCCCACTCCCCCTGATCAAGTTGCAGGACGAGCATGCGTAGCAAAATGGCGGTGCCGGCCAGTAGGAACAAGCCGAACAGGACGTACACTCTGCGCAATATGTGATTGGATACCTGCTTCATCTCACTATGAGGCATGTACAATGCCCGGAAACCAAAACAGGACTGGAAGGAAGAGCAAAAGGCCAGGATATGACCAGAAAATCAGATAGATCAAATAAAAAGGCGATAAGGCTTGGTTTCTGGGCTATTGTGGATGGTCTGTTATGGGATCTCTGTTGTGTCGTTAGTGGTGGTTTCTATTCGTTCCGATTCAAACCGTTGTCCGGGGTTCCGTTCCGGCGTTTCCTGCCAACTGGCGGGCCGATCCAATCCTTGCACAATCTGGTAAGGAGGGGATACATGTGGTTTCAATCCCAACGTGTCCAAATGATCGCGAATTTCCGAGAATCGGGTACCCGCGCTCAGGGTCGCCTGCTTGAGCAAATAACTGGATTTCAACTCCTTGACTTCCCGTTTGTATTGCTCCAATTCCTTGATCTGTTGTTCTGCCTGATAGGAGTTCCAGACATAAAACAGTCCGATGCCTACGAGGAACAGCGAAAATCGCAGAAAGTCATCCACCTTCCGAGCCGAGAGGCCCTTTTTGGACGGCTCGGGACCACCTTGCAATTGGCGATTCAGGGCCTGTCTATTCTTGGTGATGATGCGCATTCGCTAATCCTATTGTCGGCTAACGGTTATTTTTTTTCTGCCACCCGTAAACGGGCGCTTCTTGCTCTTGCATTTTCCTCGATCTCCTCCTCAGAAGCCTGAATGGCTCTGCGAGTGATCAGCTTCCACGGACTCAGTGAATGACCATAAGCGTCCTTCTCTTCCTTGCCTGCGAAATTGCCAGCCCGGAAAAACCGCTTCACCATCCGATCCTCTAGAGAGTGGTAGGAAATGATCGACATTCTACCACCAGAAGCCAGCATCTCCAATCCAGACATCAACAGGGATTCGAGCGATTTCATCTCTCCATTGACCTCGATCCTCAAGGCTTGATACACTTGAGCGAGGTACTTGGCTCTTCGCTTGGGGGGAATGCAACTGGCGATGACTGATTCGAATTGCAGGGTATCCGAAAGCGGCTCCCCTACTCTTCGTTGTACAATCGTCCTTGCCAGCTTTCGCGCATTGGTCACCTCTCCATACCGAGAGAACAGGTGCACCAACTCCATCTCCTCCCACTCATTGAGCAAATGTGCCGCTGTCAGATCCTGACGTTGATCCATCCGCATATCGAGTGGTCCCTCAAACCGGAAGCTAAACCCGCGTTCTCCGGTATCGAATTGGTGGCTGGAAACGCCCAAATCGGCCAAGATTCCATCTACCGCCTCGATCCCACGCTCTAACAGCGCCGCCTCTAAATATTGAAAATCACGACTGACAAAGATCAGTCGTGGATCATCCATGATGTTTTGCTTGGCATCCATGTCCCGGTCGAATGCCACCAGTCTTCCTGATGGTCCCAATCGAGATAGAATCTCCCTGCTATGCCCACCTCCACCAAAAGTGACATCCACGTAGGTGCCATCTGGCTTAATATTCAAGCCATCGACCGTGGGCATCAGCAATACAGGTACATGATATTTACTCATGATCTTCTCCCATTACCTCCTCGGCCAAACTTTCAAAGTCGAATTCCGGATTGTCCATCCACTCCTCATAAGCCGCTTTGTCCCAAATCTCCACCTTGTCAATCTGGGCCACCAAAATGACCTCCTTGTCAAGTCCGGCAAACTCCATGAGTCGCTTGGGGACCAACGCGCGGCCATTTCCATCAAGCGCAACTTTGGTCGCACCGTTCAAAAACATCCGCAAAAATGCCCGGTTCTTCTTCACATACTGGTTTCGGGCTTGTAGCCGCTCCAGCTCTTGCTCCCAAACGGGAACAGGATAAAGTACCAGACATTTGTCCAATCCTCGGTTCACCACAAACTCACTCTGCTGATCTTCAGGCAACTGCTTTTTCAGACCCGCTGGAACGAGAAATCGCCCCTTCGCGTCTAGCTTGCAGTCGTATTCTCCGATAAGCGAGATCATGTTCAGAATGATAGATGAACTGGTATGTAAACATAGAAAAAGTTCCCACAAATTCCCACATAATCCCACCAAATATTCACAAAAATCCATCCTTTTGTCAGGACGATTTATTTACGTGCCTACATCGTTGGCAATACTAATTATTGTAGCACAATTTTACAATCCACCCCCCAAAACAATCCATACTTGTTAGCATTTCATAAAAAATGGCGGTGGGAGATTGTGGTGAAAAAGTGGGAAGAAGGGGGAATTGTGGGGGGAAGGGGGTGGGAAGAAATTTCTACCGAACGCTATTTGACAGCTGAATCCTCCGGGAAATTTTGAGATCAGCGAAGATCGTCTGCGTAGCGAAAGATGCCTGTAGGATTGAGCCCGTGGGAGGAATGAGTGAAACGGCCTTGGGCATGTTGTTTTGGGATAGCTATCATGGATTCTTCTCCCCATCTAATATCAACTGAGGTACCAACATAGCCAAAGCGCTTCCTAGTGGAATTATTTGTATATTCAATTCAAAAGAAGTTCATGGTCATCACCATCCAAATACAGCAAAAATCCGACTGGGAATTGTTGGAACCCTTTCTAATTAGGATGAAAGCGGCTGGAATCAAAGTGCGTATCGAATCCAAAGAAAGCTCTCTTTCCAATCTACTCTGGAGAAGAAATAGCCTCTCCATACCCACCGTCAAATCCATTTCCATTCCCTCAAGAGATCAAAAAAATGCTTAGCCAATGCTCCTGCTTTGGTTAATTCATCTATCTACTGCCCGATCGATTCTTCAGGCTGCTCCTTTCGCTTCAACTGCTTGGCCTGAAATTGAAGCGCGCCTTTCACGGTATTGGGGGTAATGTGTGCTGACTCCCCAAATCCAGAACCGGAAATCCGACTCATCTCATCGAGCTTCCATTGCGGCTGCTTACCAAAGTAAAAGACCGAAAGCGGCAGTCCGGGCTGTGCCTGCTTTTCCAACACCTTGTCCAATTTGTGGAAATCAAATCCCCCATCCGTCGCCATGATAATCCGATTATTGCCATTGGGGATAAAGTGATTGAGCGCAACCTGATAGGCCATCTTCAGCCCACGGTCAGGCTTGGTATCTCCTTGGGATTTGAGTTCGGACAACACCTCCTTGATTTGCTCCTGTTCCAAAGCAGGAATTCCGTCCAAAACGGTCTGGGCATCTCCTGAATAGGTCACGACGGAAATCTTGTCCGTCGGGGGCAAGTATTTCAGCAGGTCAATAAACGCATCGCGAAGCAACGGCAATTTGCTGGGATGACGCATGGACGCGGATACATCAAGAAGCAGGACGAGGTTGTTTGGAGCGAATGAAGTCAGATCGTACAAGCTATCAATCAATGCGGAATCGGCGGCGGTATGAGCATCGACAAAAATGCGGGCAGAATCCTCAGCCGTAATCAATCCCACCTGAGTCACCCAATCTCCTTTTTTGAGCATGTGTGCTGGAAAACCCGTGGGGTACAACAGCCACGCACCGCCTGTTTCTTGGCCATTGGTTTTCTGCTTGAAGCCACTTACCATCAAATCAGGTCTCCCATCCTCATTCCAATCTCCAAGCGGACTGAGCGAATATCCCCATTGGTACTTGTAGTCCAATTCTCCGAGGAAATTCTTGGAAGTATGGCTAATGCGGTGGTGCCCTTTGACGGTCCCGTCTCGATCCAGGTAGCAAATATGAATAGCTCCAAAATCCTTGCCTCCATTGTCGCTGAGAAAACTGCCTATGGCGAGATCAGGAATATCGTCATCATTGAGATCACCGAGGCATGCGAGCGCATTTCCGAGACGATCATCATTTTCGATGAAGCCAGCGAAGCCAGATTGCCGCTGCGCAATTTGGGTGACGGATTTTGGAGTTCCATCGGAATTCAAGAAAAAGATGTAGACCGTCCCACGATTCAATCCAGAAACATCATCTCCCATCGCGCCAATGGCAACATCTCCTATTCCATCTTGATTAAGGTCGCCGAGCAATTCTACTGCGCATCCAAACTGATCGCCTTTTTTCAAGGTCGGCATGAGCTCGAAAGCATCCCTTATATAAGGCGTGGTTTTTTTCACTGAGCCATCACGATTCATCCAAAGCAACAAAACCATCCCTGCTGATTTGGTCTGTATGCCGGGAGCACCAACCAATATTTCTGGAACACCATCTCCATCGAGGTCTTCCAACTGGGCGATATCACTTCCGAATAACTGATCCCGAGGGAGGGATTTCATCAATATTGGGGTTCTGCCACTTAACTTGGTCGCTTGCTTGGCAGAACCATCGGCATTCATCAATACGAGCCAAACAGCACCGTAAGAAAGCGGCCCTAGTTTGGCTTTAGCCTCCCCGACCCAGAGATCCGGGATACCATCCCCATTCCAATCGCCAGCGGATTCGAGTCTCGCCCCAAATTGACCACCAGGCGTCAGTTGCCCGGACCATGCTGGATGAGATTCGTCCAATCGTACCACCTGCTTGACGGTAGAGTCGGATTCCATCATGAGTACCAGCAGGCCTCCCGCAGTTCCCCCTGGAGTTCCCAAGACCAGATCTTCCTGACCATCACCGTTCAAGTCGCCAATGTTGAGGACTCCTTTGCCAGACTGTTGTTCCAGCATGAGCGAGTCCACCAATCCGGGCGTCAAGTTGTCCAGCATGTCATGGTCATAGAAATACCGCCCATCTGGCTGCATTTGAGCGAAAAGGGCTACAGGAACCAAATAGGCAATCAGCAGGCTGAGGAGACGGGCATTCATAAGCGGAAATTTCTGGTATTGGGACAAAAGTAGTCCATTGACTGCTAGGGACCAATCACATTTCAAAGGACTCCTAGCCCCTTTCCCAAATAAAACACGGCCACCACGTTTCGTGATGGCCGTTCAGACAAGCGTTCATCAAATATCTAATCGAGGGCAATCCCCCGGGCTGAAGTCAATCAGCGCTTCACGACCTTACCCGTGAACCGCTGTTGGCCGTCATGCATCTGATAGAGATAAACACCGGCAGGCAGATTGGCTGTAGAGATTTTGAATGTGTGGGA is a window from the Pontibacter sp. G13 genome containing:
- a CDS encoding FtsW/RodA/SpoVE family cell cycle protein gives rise to the protein MIRWLLFRLQGDKVIWVLFFLISLIGMLAVYSASSSLAFRAHGGAAEYLLLKHGGHLLIGFIVAFVIHLLDYRIFARFTNALLFITIPLLVFTIAQGSEVNEAARWIEVFGQTFQTSDLAKITLIVYLAKLLTMRQEVIRDFTEGFLPALFWVTVICGLIAPSDLSTAALMFLASLMVMFIAGVDLKYMGLLVLVALMGLSIMFSTAKRAQTWKSRIDAYVERIFDNEFNGDHQTLQAHLAIRTGGLLGKGSGNSTQRNFLPSANADYVFAIIVEEYGWVGGTFVIILYLLLLLRAVSVATMSKTFGALLAAGLAFLLVLQAMMNMGVTVGLLPVTGLTLPFISWGGTSILVSSVMMGIILSVSRDVVNSQKKTKGKSSSSRLRPTR
- the murD gene encoding UDP-N-acetylmuramoyl-L-alanine--D-glutamate ligase, whose amino-acid sequence is MRKTAILGAGESGVGAAILAKQLGHQVWVSDRGEISDRFRSVLTEYQIPFETGVHTDAQFFDADVIVKSPGIPDTAPLVQRLKHAGKSVISEIEFAFRHAQGTVVAITGSNGKTTTTSLIHHVMVTAGKDAALVGNIGRSFAWQIADQPAAYYVLEVSSFQLDDIEQFQPDVALLLNITPDHLDRYGGSIKRYGAAKMRISENQTADQTLIVYGDDAEIADQMQQRKGDSLVKRFGFEQTHGEDAWTEGHWLKSRKGTELDFSKMKVLGPHNQLNALAAMLALEAVGLSQQEMEAGFYGFQPIEHRLEPVSEVNGVLYINDSKATNVDAAKHALASMDRPTVWMVGGVDKGNDYTEILDLVEEHVKLIIVVGEGSEKISHTFSKEWIHVKSMQEAVRVAQERSEPGDAVLLSPACASFDLFRNYMDRGNQFRDAVLSLQ
- the mraY gene encoding phospho-N-acetylmuramoyl-pentapeptide-transferase — protein: MLYYFLDGLKDLPGFGVFQYITFRAMLSIITSLVISLLIGKKIIDVLRRNQIGEVVRDSAEGPDHASKAGTPTMGGLIIIAATLIPTLFWGDLKNGYVWLILLGTAWMGFIGFVDDYIKVFRKDKRGLQGKFKVVGQVGLGLIVGLTMLFHPDFMGSRAHLTQLNRLKTSPLLERVGFQQGDELTRVNGNEYTAAPSGDTYPDIAMYAVNRTMPNGQTAEKIIPIQKGQREAIAKELFGPKDKTFIYTTDFPFFKDYVFDYGNIPVLREWISPDLLGRIIYLLVVIFIITAVSNGVNLTDGIDGLAAGTTAIVGAALGVFAYVSGNYVFSNYLHISYIPLSAELLIYTAALVGGCLGFLWYNSFPAQVFMGDTGSLALGGAVGILALMVKKELLLPIFCGIFFAESLSVILQVTYFKYTKKKYGEGRRIFRMAPLHHHYEKSGIHEAKISMRFFLVAIMLVVLAFATLKLR
- a CDS encoding UDP-N-acetylmuramoyl-L-alanyl-D-glutamate--2,6-diaminopimelate ligase, giving the protein MKLSSLLKGVQTRQIVGDSDPEIQEIEFDSRRVQSGSLFVAVSGTQVDGHTFIDKSIEQGAAAVVCEQLPEQLSDQVVYVVVEKSQAALGQLCANFYGNPVQDLVLVGITGTNGKSTTVTLLHQLFNMLGLRSGLISTIRYMVGNEEFPSSHTTPDPKQLHRLFAEMKEAGCEYCFMEVSSHSLIQDRVEGIPFKVGAFTNITHDHLDYHGTFKAYIAAKKLLFDGLGPDSVAIINVDDKHGQVMVQNTQATVKTFAQKRMADYRVRMLENSFEGLLLEIDGMETWFKLLGSFNAYNLVMVYAIARELGLERDEVLRTLSNLEGVDGRFQVLRSSGNKLGIVDYAHTPDALQNVLGTIQDINKGSQQVITVVGCGGNRDKAKRPKMAQIATNLSDKVVLTSDNPRNEPPAQILDDMMAGVPEGSKRKVLRIEDRTEGIRTACLLANPGDIILVAGKGHEDYQEIQGKKIPFDDRKILLEQLNL
- a CDS encoding penicillin-binding transpeptidase domain-containing protein encodes the protein MLVLQLDQGEWARRELEDQIYFRKMVADRGSILAEDGTILATSLPFYRIGLDVTVIDTTAETGNYESFSDTLWNLSILLTQKFDEEESRDTLKYFNRVMEAIVKNDRHIYLTRNKLNFRELEEVKKWPILNRGRLSGGFAIEKFNNERFYPMEDLARITLGKLVDDTIATRGIEFSFNQELRGKDGYMLAQKVVGGSFIPVDNYDNTSAQDGMDVVTTLDVDMQDVVERALKNGVVRHGAKFGTAILMETSTGKIRAIANYPESPNHAIGTRIEPGSTFKTVSALALMEDGYVELCDTIDTGNGRIMYDDKEVTDNGVAWGRIDFEQVFAHSSNVGISKTVAEAYGETPNVFMNHLYRLGFYGRVNEQIKGEPVPRFISPEDSAWNIATLPSLSYGYSIEVAPIQMAAFFNGIANDGVLLRPYVVNELRENSRVINTWEPKVLQEKMCKPSTVEKLNELLKAVVRYGTARKAFRNMPFEVAGKTGTARKVVNGRYVKRYRASFGGYFPADEPRFTLYVMVDEPSQGGATSGGAVAAPIFRQIAEQVYRMDQDFAKPPIQRKRTSPPVHKIVHSNSARMVYQTLNVSTNDGGGVETFEATRSNTHQINFSERKSTEGRIPDTRGMSGKDALLMLEQLGIKVTIKGNGRVKRQSLLPGYKIGKGTSITLFLG
- a CDS encoding FtsL-like putative cell division protein; translation: MRIITKNRQALNRQLQGGPEPSKKGLSARKVDDFLRFSLFLVGIGLFYVWNSYQAEQQIKELEQYKREVKELKSSYLLKQATLSAGTRFSEIRDHLDTLGLKPHVSPPYQIVQGLDRPASWQETPERNPGQRFESERIETTTNDTTEIP
- the rsmH gene encoding 16S rRNA (cytosine(1402)-N(4))-methyltransferase RsmH codes for the protein MSKYHVPVLLMPTVDGLNIKPDGTYVDVTFGGGGHSREILSRLGPSGRLVAFDRDMDAKQNIMDDPRLIFVSRDFQYLEAALLERGIEAVDGILADLGVSSHQFDTGERGFSFRFEGPLDMRMDQRQDLTAAHLLNEWEEMELVHLFSRYGEVTNARKLARTIVQRRVGEPLSDTLQFESVIASCIPPKRRAKYLAQVYQALRIEVNGEMKSLESLLMSGLEMLASGGRMSIISYHSLEDRMVKRFFRAGNFAGKEEKDAYGHSLSPWKLITRRAIQASEEEIEENARARSARLRVAEKK